A genomic stretch from Haemophilus parainfluenzae ATCC 33392 includes:
- the acrB gene encoding multidrug efflux RND transporter permease subunit AcrB, translating to MRFTDIFIRRPVLAVSISLLIIILGLQAISKLAVREYPKMTTTVITVTTAYPGADANLIQAFVTSKIEEAVAQADNVDYMSSSSSPSTSTVTVKMKLNTDPNAALADVLAKVNSVRSELPSGIEDPTVSSSTGGSGIMYISFRSNKLDASQVTDYIQRVVKPQFFTVEGVASVQIFGASEYALRVWLDPEKMAAQNLSATQVMSALSANNVQTAAGNDNGYFVTYKNKVETTTKSVEELGNLIVMSNGDKLVRLRDIADIELNKSSDSSRAVANGADSVVLAINPTSSANPLTVADKVRPLYESIKNNLPDAIQSDILYDRTIAINNSIDEVVKTIIEATVIVLVVITMFIGSFRAILIPIITIPISLIGVIMLLQTLDFSINLMTLLALILAIGLVVDDAIVVLENVDRHIKLGETPFRAAIIGTREIAVPVISMTIALIAVYSPMALMGGITGTLFKEFALTLAGAVFISGIVALTLSPMMTSKLLKSNAEPSKLEQRVEHTLSKVNAAYAYVLDLVMVNRKCMLMFSAIIFATLPVLFKSLSSELTPPEDKGAFLAIGSAPSNVNVDYVQNAMTPYQEILTNTPEVQFAMTISGAPNSNQSLNVITLKDWKERSKSQAEILNELNAKAKSIPEVSVQGFSFPEIDTGEQGPPIGFVISTSQDYSDLANVAGKFLEDMKKSSKFVYTDLDLKFDTAQMRIKIDREKAGTYGITMQQISRTLGSFLSAATIERVDIDGRAYKIISQVKRDNRLSPESFNKYYVTAADGTSVPLSSLVTATLEPQPSSLPRFSQLNSAVISAVPMPGTSIGDAVQWLQDNAKNTLPQGYNYDFKGEARQLVQEGSSLAVTFLLAVVIIFLVLAIQFESIRDPIVIMISVPLAVSGALLALNAFGFVGIAGTTLNIYSQVGLITLVGLITKHGILMCEVAKEEQLNHGKTRIEAITAAAQVRLRPILMTTAAMIAGLVPLLYATGAGAVSRFSIGIVIVAGLAIGTLFTLFVLPVIYSYIASEHKPLPEFDENVKPIEGHINEQH from the coding sequence ATGAGATTTACCGATATATTTATTCGTCGCCCTGTTTTGGCGGTTTCGATTAGCTTGTTAATCATTATTCTAGGTTTACAAGCGATCTCGAAATTGGCTGTGCGCGAATATCCGAAAATGACCACAACGGTAATTACGGTGACCACCGCATATCCAGGTGCAGATGCAAACTTAATTCAGGCATTTGTGACCTCGAAAATTGAAGAAGCGGTAGCACAAGCAGACAATGTGGACTATATGTCTTCAAGCTCAAGCCCAAGCACTTCAACAGTCACCGTAAAAATGAAATTAAATACGGATCCGAATGCAGCCTTGGCTGATGTTTTAGCCAAAGTTAACTCGGTTCGTTCTGAATTGCCAAGTGGTATTGAAGATCCTACAGTTTCTTCCTCTACAGGTGGTTCGGGAATTATGTACATTAGTTTCCGTTCTAACAAACTTGATGCAAGCCAAGTAACTGACTATATTCAACGCGTAGTCAAACCTCAGTTCTTTACCGTAGAAGGGGTAGCGAGCGTACAGATTTTTGGTGCATCAGAGTACGCACTTCGTGTTTGGTTAGATCCAGAAAAAATGGCAGCTCAAAACCTTTCTGCCACACAAGTGATGTCCGCATTATCAGCGAATAACGTTCAAACAGCAGCAGGTAATGATAATGGCTATTTTGTAACCTATAAAAACAAAGTAGAAACCACGACAAAATCGGTTGAAGAATTAGGTAACTTAATTGTGATGTCTAACGGTGATAAGTTAGTACGTTTACGCGATATCGCTGATATTGAGTTAAATAAATCAAGCGATAGCTCACGTGCGGTAGCCAATGGCGCAGATTCTGTTGTATTAGCCATTAACCCAACTTCATCAGCGAACCCACTCACTGTTGCAGATAAAGTGCGTCCACTTTATGAGAGCATCAAAAATAATCTGCCGGATGCTATTCAATCTGACATTTTATATGATCGCACCATCGCGATTAATAATTCGATTGATGAGGTAGTAAAAACCATTATTGAAGCAACGGTAATCGTATTAGTCGTGATTACCATGTTTATCGGTTCATTCCGTGCAATTTTGATCCCAATTATTACTATTCCGATTTCATTAATCGGGGTAATTATGTTGCTTCAAACCTTAGATTTCTCCATTAACTTGATGACGTTGTTGGCATTGATTTTAGCCATCGGTTTAGTGGTGGATGATGCGATTGTAGTATTGGAAAACGTGGACCGTCACATTAAGTTAGGTGAAACGCCATTCCGTGCGGCGATTATTGGCACGCGTGAAATCGCTGTTCCGGTTATTTCCATGACTATTGCCTTGATTGCAGTATATTCTCCAATGGCGTTAATGGGGGGGATTACGGGGACATTGTTTAAAGAGTTTGCCTTAACCCTTGCAGGGGCGGTATTTATTTCAGGTATCGTGGCATTAACACTTTCACCAATGATGACAAGTAAGTTACTGAAATCGAATGCGGAGCCAAGTAAATTAGAGCAACGAGTAGAGCATACATTAAGCAAAGTAAATGCAGCTTATGCGTATGTTCTTGATTTGGTGATGGTTAATCGTAAATGTATGTTGATGTTTTCGGCGATTATCTTCGCGACCTTACCTGTATTGTTTAAATCGCTTTCGAGTGAATTAACACCACCAGAAGATAAAGGGGCATTTTTGGCGATTGGTTCAGCACCGTCTAACGTGAACGTGGATTATGTGCAAAATGCGATGACACCTTATCAGGAGATTTTAACGAATACGCCAGAAGTGCAGTTTGCCATGACGATTTCAGGCGCTCCAAATTCTAACCAATCGTTAAACGTGATTACGCTAAAAGACTGGAAAGAACGTTCAAAAAGCCAAGCAGAAATCTTAAATGAATTAAATGCGAAAGCGAAATCAATTCCTGAAGTATCTGTACAAGGCTTCTCGTTCCCAGAAATTGATACAGGGGAGCAAGGCCCTCCGATTGGTTTTGTGATCAGCACGTCACAAGACTATAGTGATTTAGCAAATGTGGCAGGTAAATTCTTAGAGGATATGAAAAAATCCAGTAAGTTTGTGTATACCGACCTTGATTTGAAATTTGATACCGCTCAAATGCGCATTAAGATTGATCGTGAAAAAGCAGGGACTTACGGCATTACGATGCAACAAATCAGCCGTACTTTAGGTAGCTTCTTATCTGCCGCAACCATTGAGCGTGTAGATATTGACGGCCGTGCTTATAAAATTATTTCCCAAGTAAAACGTGACAATCGTTTATCACCGGAAAGTTTTAATAAATATTATGTGACAGCAGCAGATGGTACCTCTGTACCGTTAAGCAGCTTAGTGACTGCCACATTAGAGCCACAACCAAGCTCATTACCTCGTTTTAGCCAGTTAAACTCAGCGGTAATCAGTGCAGTACCAATGCCAGGTACTTCAATTGGTGATGCAGTCCAATGGTTACAAGACAATGCGAAAAATACCTTGCCACAGGGTTACAACTATGACTTTAAAGGCGAGGCACGTCAGTTAGTACAAGAGGGTAGCTCACTTGCAGTAACATTCTTACTTGCGGTAGTGATTATTTTCTTAGTCTTGGCGATTCAATTTGAATCAATTCGTGATCCAATCGTAATTATGATTTCTGTACCGTTAGCAGTGAGTGGTGCGTTATTAGCCTTAAATGCCTTCGGATTTGTAGGGATTGCAGGAACGACACTCAATATCTACTCACAAGTGGGTTTGATTACCTTAGTTGGCCTTATCACGAAACATGGTATTTTGATGTGTGAAGTGGCAAAAGAAGAGCAGTTAAACCATGGTAAAACACGTATTGAAGCGATTACAGCCGCAGCTCAAGTCCGTTTACGTCCAATTCTGATGACAACCGCTGCGATGATTGCAGGTCTTGTACCGTTGCTTTATGCAACAGGTGCGGGTGCGGTATCCCGTTTCAGTATTGGTATCGTTATCGTAGCCGGTTTGGCAATTGGTACATTGTTTACCTTGTTCGTATTGCCAGTGATTTATTCGTACATTGCGAGCGAACACAAACCATTGCCTGAGTTCGATGAAAATGTGAAACCAATTGAAGGCCACATTAACGAACAACATTAA
- the trmB gene encoding tRNA (guanosine(46)-N7)-methyltransferase TrmB gives MTEEQKTFADQKRKTVETAEFTEDGRYKRKVRSFVLRTGRLSDFQKNMMNDHWADLGLDYQNAPFDFAVIYGNTNPVILEIGFGMGKSLVDMAEANPDKNYLGIEVHTPGVGACIAYAVEKGVKNLRVICHDATEILRDCVKDGELGGLQLFFPDPWHKAKHHKRRIVQPHFVEQVVQKLQPNGFIHMATDWENYAEQMLEVLSANENLVNTAEKDYIPRPDFRPLTKFEARGHRLGHGVWDLYFKKK, from the coding sequence ATGACAGAAGAGCAAAAAACCTTTGCTGATCAAAAACGTAAAACCGTTGAAACGGCTGAATTTACAGAAGATGGTCGTTATAAACGTAAAGTTCGTAGCTTTGTGTTGCGGACAGGTCGCTTAAGTGATTTTCAAAAAAATATGATGAACGATCACTGGGCTGATCTTGGATTAGATTATCAAAACGCCCCTTTTGATTTTGCCGTGATTTATGGCAATACGAATCCCGTTATATTAGAAATTGGCTTCGGTATGGGCAAATCGTTAGTGGATATGGCTGAAGCGAATCCTGATAAAAATTATCTCGGTATTGAAGTGCACACGCCTGGTGTGGGTGCCTGTATTGCTTATGCGGTAGAAAAAGGCGTGAAAAACCTTCGCGTGATTTGCCATGATGCCACTGAAATTTTACGTGATTGTGTAAAAGACGGTGAATTAGGCGGCTTACAACTTTTCTTCCCTGACCCTTGGCATAAAGCGAAACATCATAAACGCCGTATTGTTCAACCGCACTTTGTGGAGCAAGTCGTGCAAAAATTACAACCAAATGGTTTTATTCATATGGCAACGGATTGGGAAAACTATGCGGAACAAATGCTTGAAGTCCTTTCAGCCAATGAAAATTTAGTCAATACTGCTGAAAAAGATTATATTCCACGTCCTGATTTCCGCCCTCTTACAAAATTTGAGGCGCGCGGTCATCGCTTAGGTCACGGCGTATGGGATTTATACTTTAAGAAAAAATAA
- a CDS encoding TetR/AcrR family transcriptional regulator produces the protein MRQVKASKTKLDISEQIFDATDRLMAKEGLHHLSMHKLAKEAGIAAGTIYLYFKSKDELLVQFARRVFNKFVTAIEEGFDESQSFFEQYRRMWWNIWHFLQENPTILSNMNQYRSLPGFLETCKEMEHSCWEQFCLKGQAANELADLDPHLLFLLSLKTSMVLASDIKYLGTVVTDAMLESVIERSWRAIQK, from the coding sequence ATGCGACAAGTAAAAGCCTCTAAAACGAAGCTTGATATCAGCGAGCAGATCTTTGATGCTACAGATCGTCTTATGGCAAAAGAAGGATTACATCATCTTTCTATGCATAAGTTAGCCAAGGAGGCTGGCATCGCAGCTGGCACGATTTACCTTTATTTTAAGAGTAAAGACGAGTTACTAGTTCAATTTGCTCGTCGAGTGTTCAATAAGTTTGTTACAGCGATTGAAGAAGGCTTTGATGAAAGCCAATCTTTTTTCGAGCAATACAGAAGAATGTGGTGGAATATTTGGCATTTTCTTCAAGAAAATCCAACGATTTTGTCAAATATGAACCAATATCGATCTTTACCAGGGTTTCTTGAAACCTGCAAAGAAATGGAACATTCGTGTTGGGAGCAATTTTGTCTCAAGGGGCAAGCAGCAAATGAGTTAGCTGATTTAGATCCTCATCTGTTATTTTTGCTGAGTCTTAAAACGTCAATGGTTTTAGCCTCAGATATCAAATATCTCGGTACGGTAGTAACCGATGCGATGTTAGAATCTGTCATTGAACGCTCTTGGCGTGCAATTCAGAAGTAG
- a CDS encoding YggL family protein — protein sequence MKTRNQRQRKKLHLAEFQELGFLVNWQFAEGTSIETIDETVDRFIAEVIQPNGLAYEGSGYLHWEGLVCLEKIGKCDESHRQLVQKWLEENKLQQIEISELFDIWWDYPTKNA from the coding sequence ATGAAAACTCGTAATCAACGTCAACGTAAAAAACTTCACTTAGCTGAATTCCAAGAATTAGGCTTTTTAGTGAATTGGCAATTTGCTGAAGGAACCAGCATCGAAACTATCGATGAAACCGTTGATCGTTTTATTGCTGAAGTGATTCAACCAAACGGCTTAGCTTATGAAGGTAGCGGCTATTTACATTGGGAAGGCTTAGTTTGCTTAGAAAAAATCGGTAAATGCGATGAAAGCCATCGCCAATTAGTGCAAAAATGGTTAGAAGAGAATAAATTGCAACAAATCGAAATCAGCGAATTATTCGATATTTGGTGGGATTACCCAACCAAAAACGCATAA
- the napF gene encoding ferredoxin-type protein NapF: protein MAIENPSRRQLLRGQFLQSLHSESAKIQGINAIRPPWSINEADFTDKCTRCGDCILVCETQIIVKGDGGFPEIQFDKGECTFCQKCVLVCEQPIFRSLEEEPWTHKVEITTQCLTENRVECRSCQDSCPMNAIRFRLQLGGVAKPMLDLASCNGCGACLSVCPTKAIKIINFETNTDESI from the coding sequence ATGGCGATTGAGAACCCTTCTCGCAGACAGTTATTACGTGGGCAGTTTTTGCAATCGTTACATTCTGAAAGCGCTAAAATTCAAGGTATTAATGCTATACGTCCACCTTGGTCAATTAACGAAGCAGACTTTACGGATAAATGTACCCGCTGTGGTGATTGCATACTGGTATGTGAAACCCAAATTATTGTAAAAGGTGATGGTGGCTTTCCTGAAATACAATTTGACAAGGGCGAATGCACGTTCTGCCAAAAATGTGTTTTAGTATGCGAACAACCGATTTTTCGTTCATTAGAAGAAGAACCTTGGACACATAAAGTTGAGATTACAACGCAATGTCTAACAGAAAATCGGGTGGAATGTCGAAGTTGCCAAGACAGTTGTCCGATGAACGCCATCCGTTTTCGATTACAACTTGGTGGTGTAGCAAAACCAATGTTAGATTTAGCAAGCTGTAATGGGTGTGGCGCTTGTTTAAGTGTTTGCCCGACAAAAGCAATAAAAATTATTAATTTTGAAACAAATACAGATGAATCAATTTAG
- the acrA gene encoding multidrug efflux RND transporter periplasmic adaptor subunit AcrA → MSITQTNRPKRSHVFFLKLALGVFVLIFAAMIFLNYMKAKGIADFLANKPETASPVTAMTVTASEWTPIIETTGLVRPNQGAMLSAQSAGTVSKVLVQNGQSVKKGDLLVELDSSVEHASLQAAQAQVVSLRQTYQRYANLAGSGAVSRQELDNAKSAYEAQAANIESLKATIERRQIVAPFDGKAGIVKVNVGQYVSNGTEIVRVEDRSSMKVDFAIAQNLLDKLHIGQKVTATADARKGETFAAKVTAIEPAINSSTGLVDVQATFEPEDGAKLLSGMFTRLHVALPTEHNQIVVPQVAVSYNMYGESLYILTALSDEDIEKLGGAEKAANMYRAKSITVFTKDRQGIYAQLKGDEVKVGDKIVTGGQQNLSNGALVSVADKAGVGTEQPANKTNL, encoded by the coding sequence ATGAGTATAACTCAAACTAATAGACCAAAGCGTTCGCACGTTTTCTTTTTGAAATTAGCGTTAGGCGTATTTGTGTTAATTTTTGCTGCAATGATTTTTCTAAATTATATGAAGGCAAAAGGCATTGCTGATTTCTTAGCAAATAAACCTGAAACAGCTTCTCCAGTAACTGCAATGACCGTGACGGCTTCAGAATGGACACCAATCATTGAAACAACAGGTCTTGTTCGTCCAAATCAAGGGGCGATGTTAAGTGCACAAAGCGCTGGAACCGTGTCTAAAGTGCTCGTGCAAAATGGTCAAAGTGTGAAAAAGGGTGATTTGTTAGTTGAGTTAGATAGTTCCGTTGAGCATGCAAGTTTACAAGCTGCACAAGCTCAAGTGGTTTCATTACGTCAAACTTATCAACGTTATGCAAACCTTGCGGGCAGCGGTGCCGTTTCTCGTCAAGAATTAGATAACGCAAAATCAGCTTATGAAGCACAAGCGGCAAATATTGAGTCATTAAAAGCAACCATTGAGCGTCGCCAAATCGTCGCGCCATTTGATGGTAAAGCAGGTATCGTGAAAGTGAATGTTGGTCAATACGTTTCAAACGGTACTGAAATTGTGCGTGTTGAAGATCGTTCTTCAATGAAAGTGGATTTTGCGATTGCGCAAAACCTATTAGATAAATTGCATATTGGTCAAAAAGTAACGGCTACGGCAGATGCGCGTAAAGGTGAAACCTTTGCAGCAAAAGTTACTGCCATTGAGCCGGCAATTAATTCTTCAACCGGTTTAGTGGATGTTCAAGCAACATTTGAACCAGAAGATGGGGCAAAATTATTGTCCGGTATGTTTACTCGCTTACATGTGGCTTTGCCAACAGAACATAATCAAATTGTGGTGCCACAAGTGGCGGTGAGTTACAACATGTATGGCGAATCGCTTTATATTTTGACCGCACTTTCTGATGAAGATATTGAGAAATTAGGCGGCGCAGAGAAAGCGGCGAATATGTACCGTGCAAAATCAATCACCGTGTTTACAAAAGATCGTCAGGGCATTTATGCCCAATTAAAAGGCGATGAAGTCAAAGTTGGCGATAAAATTGTGACTGGTGGTCAGCAAAACTTAAGTAATGGTGCATTAGTTTCTGTTGCAGATAAAGCGGGCGTGGGTACAGAACAACCTGCAAATAAAACGAATCTTTAA
- the ftsN gene encoding cell division protein FtsN, translated as MAHRDFAGRSGSKNKKKAKKSFNRNTLIGLALVVVLGFGLGLYFLKNKTPEPVVATTVQPEKTQPKSVLPNRPEEVWHYIKELETRTVPVDNNPSSVEKNMRLTEEQRQVLIQMEKEQKAAEEEKKLEAQRKEQEAANAEKAVAQAQQAQPTQTAQAQPAQQTAKPEAKNPEPVKKPEPPKKAEVIKAEPVKTEPAKTEQPKKVEPKPAEQQVQAGGKKFGLQCGAFKNRAQAESLQGRLAMAGVNAQIATSEEWNRVRVGPFASRDAATATQDKAKSVVSCVVIGM; from the coding sequence GTGGCTCATCGAGATTTTGCCGGTCGAAGCGGCTCAAAGAATAAAAAGAAAGCAAAGAAAAGTTTTAATCGTAATACCTTAATTGGTCTTGCATTGGTCGTGGTATTGGGATTTGGTTTAGGGCTTTACTTCTTAAAAAACAAAACACCTGAACCTGTAGTTGCGACGACGGTCCAACCAGAAAAAACACAACCGAAAAGTGTGTTGCCAAATCGTCCTGAAGAAGTGTGGCACTACATTAAAGAATTAGAAACCCGCACAGTGCCAGTGGACAATAATCCCTCTTCTGTTGAAAAAAATATGCGTTTGACGGAAGAACAACGTCAAGTGCTGATTCAGATGGAAAAAGAGCAAAAAGCAGCAGAAGAAGAGAAAAAATTAGAAGCTCAACGTAAAGAGCAAGAAGCAGCGAATGCAGAAAAAGCCGTAGCTCAAGCACAACAAGCTCAACCAACACAGACAGCTCAAGCTCAGCCAGCTCAACAAACAGCAAAACCAGAAGCGAAAAATCCTGAGCCAGTTAAAAAACCTGAACCGCCGAAAAAAGCGGAAGTGATAAAAGCTGAACCGGTAAAAACAGAACCCGCTAAAACGGAGCAACCGAAAAAAGTAGAACCTAAACCCGCTGAACAGCAAGTACAGGCTGGCGGTAAAAAATTTGGTTTACAATGTGGTGCATTTAAAAATCGTGCACAGGCAGAAAGCTTACAAGGTCGTCTTGCGATGGCAGGCGTAAATGCACAAATTGCAACAAGTGAAGAATGGAACCGCGTACGCGTAGGACCATTTGCGAGTCGAGATGCTGCAACAGCCACACAAGATAAAGCAAAATCAGTGGTAAGCTGTGTGGTGATTGGAATGTAA
- the priA gene encoding primosomal protein N' — MNIVRVALAVPLPRFFDYLYSPDLMPIVGGRVLVPFGSQKRVGIVVDLPASSDVAKEKLKPIIDVLDAESLFNSTTWDWLAWSANYYRAALGDVLFQALPVKLRNGESAVKNDRTFWRITDLGKQALESGELKRAKKQIEALNLLLTQDLEKGNNEISSAIWSALKGKDYVEEIIVPTEQKSWQQTLGNNPLVNLDNRLTLNKQQALAFSQLIFQEGFNVWLLEGVTGSGKTEIYLQYIEEVLKKGKQVLVLVPEIGLTPQTVRRFQARFNVEIDVLHSNLNDTQRLNVWERARTGQSAIVIGTRSALFTQFSDLGLIILDEEHDGSFKQQDGWRYHARDLGIVLAQKLNIPILLGSATPSLESVNNVQNGKYHHLVLSKRAGNATALRQFVIDLKHQRIQNGLSEPLLQRMQEHLEKGNQVLLFLNRRGFAPVLLCHECGWIDECHHCEKPYTYHQHQRVLRCHHCGAQKTVPMQCGHCGSTHLVTTGLGTEQLEETLKARFPQYNIARIDRDSTARKGKLEGYLEDIQQGKSQILIGTQMLAKGHHFPNVTLVALVNVDNALFSLDFRAEERLAQLYVQVAGRSGRAEKQGEVVLQTHYPDHPLLTTLLEKGYQAFAEETLKLRHNMGLPPFSFQALFKAQCRHSEEAENALSQLASFFYEQKIEGLQVLGPIPAPFSKKAGQYRWQLLLQHASRKQLQTALSRYSPELIKSSQVRLILDVDPLDLS, encoded by the coding sequence ATGAATATTGTCCGAGTTGCATTAGCCGTACCGCTTCCCCGATTTTTTGATTATCTCTATTCGCCAGACTTGATGCCAATCGTTGGTGGACGCGTGTTGGTGCCTTTTGGTTCGCAAAAACGAGTCGGGATCGTGGTGGATTTGCCCGCTTCTTCGGATGTCGCAAAAGAAAAGTTAAAACCGATTATTGATGTACTTGATGCTGAATCACTTTTTAATTCCACAACTTGGGATTGGTTAGCTTGGTCGGCTAATTATTATCGTGCAGCATTAGGCGATGTGTTGTTTCAAGCGTTGCCAGTCAAACTCCGCAATGGAGAAAGTGCGGTTAAAAATGACCGCACTTTTTGGCGTATTACGGACCTTGGAAAACAAGCGTTAGAATCGGGTGAATTAAAACGCGCCAAAAAACAAATTGAAGCCTTAAATTTATTGCTAACGCAAGATTTAGAAAAAGGTAACAATGAAATCAGTTCCGCAATTTGGTCAGCGCTTAAAGGCAAAGATTATGTAGAAGAGATTATTGTGCCAACAGAACAAAAAAGTTGGCAACAGACTTTAGGGAATAATCCTTTAGTTAATCTTGATAACCGATTGACCTTAAACAAGCAACAAGCCCTTGCATTTAGCCAGTTGATTTTCCAAGAAGGCTTTAATGTGTGGTTGTTAGAGGGCGTGACTGGTTCAGGTAAGACTGAAATCTATTTGCAATACATTGAAGAGGTTTTAAAGAAAGGTAAACAGGTTTTAGTGCTTGTTCCTGAAATTGGGCTTACCCCTCAAACTGTGAGACGTTTCCAAGCACGTTTTAATGTGGAAATTGATGTATTGCATTCTAACTTGAACGATACGCAACGCTTAAATGTTTGGGAGCGTGCAAGAACGGGGCAAAGTGCAATCGTGATCGGCACGAGATCAGCGCTCTTCACCCAGTTTTCAGATCTCGGCTTAATCATTTTAGATGAAGAGCATGACGGCTCGTTTAAACAGCAAGATGGTTGGCGTTATCATGCAAGAGATTTAGGTATTGTTTTAGCGCAAAAGCTCAATATCCCTATCTTATTAGGTTCTGCGACCCCTAGTTTGGAAAGTGTGAATAACGTACAAAATGGTAAATATCATCATTTGGTCTTATCAAAAAGAGCAGGAAATGCGACCGCACTTCGTCAATTTGTGATTGATTTAAAACATCAACGAATTCAAAACGGCTTATCGGAACCGCTATTGCAACGTATGCAAGAACACTTAGAAAAAGGCAACCAAGTATTGTTATTCCTTAATCGACGTGGATTCGCCCCCGTGTTGTTATGCCATGAATGTGGTTGGATTGATGAGTGCCATCATTGCGAAAAACCTTATACCTACCATCAACATCAGCGTGTTTTACGCTGCCATCATTGTGGTGCGCAAAAAACAGTGCCGATGCAATGTGGTCATTGTGGTTCAACGCATTTAGTCACAACGGGTTTAGGCACAGAACAGTTAGAAGAAACCTTAAAAGCACGTTTCCCACAATACAATATTGCACGTATCGATCGTGATAGCACGGCACGAAAAGGCAAGCTTGAAGGTTATTTAGAGGATATTCAGCAAGGTAAAAGCCAGATTTTAATTGGTACCCAAATGTTAGCTAAAGGACACCATTTTCCGAATGTCACTTTGGTTGCTTTAGTGAATGTAGATAATGCCTTGTTTTCTCTTGATTTCAGAGCCGAAGAACGTTTGGCGCAGCTTTATGTGCAGGTTGCAGGACGTTCAGGCAGAGCAGAAAAACAGGGGGAAGTGGTTTTGCAGACGCATTATCCGGATCACCCGTTATTAACCACATTACTTGAAAAAGGTTATCAAGCCTTTGCAGAAGAAACCTTGAAGCTACGTCATAATATGGGCTTGCCTCCATTTAGTTTCCAAGCGTTGTTTAAAGCACAATGTCGTCATTCTGAAGAGGCGGAAAATGCATTGTCGCAATTGGCCTCTTTCTTCTATGAACAAAAAATTGAAGGTTTGCAAGTGTTGGGTCCAATTCCTGCTCCGTTCAGCAAAAAAGCAGGGCAGTATCGTTGGCAGTTATTATTACAACATGCCTCTCGGAAACAATTACAGACAGCATTGAGTCGATATTCACCAGAGCTGATAAAGTCTTCTCAAGTGCGGTTGATTTTAGACGTAGATCCATTGGATTTGAGTTAG
- a CDS encoding chaperone NapD gives MNQFSENENWYVCSIVVQARPEKLNQVKEAILAIPTAEIHGEKSDEGKLVVTLESNRQLALADLMDEIKDIPGVIVVSLISNYLDEK, from the coding sequence ATGAATCAATTTAGCGAAAATGAAAACTGGTATGTATGCAGTATTGTTGTGCAAGCCAGACCAGAAAAACTTAACCAAGTCAAAGAAGCCATTTTAGCGATTCCAACGGCTGAAATTCATGGCGAGAAGTCTGATGAAGGCAAATTGGTGGTCACTCTTGAAAGTAATCGTCAATTAGCGTTAGCAGATCTTATGGATGAAATTAAAGATATTCCTGGGGTTATTGTCGTTTCTTTAATTTCTAATTACTTAGATGAAAAATAA